In Methylacidiphilum infernorum V4, a single window of DNA contains:
- a CDS encoding cellulose synthase family protein encodes MISFWFLILALVLFIYGIYRMSLILRLWMGSHRDKKAPTDALFYTYPEVTIQLPIYNEKSVVERLLHAVCKIDYPKNKMEIQIIDDSTDETTAIISKWVCEYQKKGFDIYQLRRGTREGFKAGGLQYGLERSKGEFIAIFDADFLPPPSFLKETLPYFRSRDVGMVQARWGYLNRQASLLTRCQALFLDGHFLLEQPVRYKYNLFFNFNGTAGIWRKKCIIDAGGWEGDTLTEDLDLSYRAQFKGWKFVYTPQMVVPSELPSPIVAFRTQQHRWAKGAIQTAKKHLFSLFKGSYSLGSKIEGLFHLLAHSIHPIVAVLVILNAISFFCSPLPQSFTLEVSGMLFSVISLFYLSYFAVVIFLSKNLEAGALLILPFSMAVALGMTFANTKSVIDGLFGKNNVFVRTPKNGFFNSDKPIYKVEHEITLPLLETLFAAVFGIALYQAIQKHFWFSLPTLFLHTLGFGYVGLATLYSIIKMKRG; translated from the coding sequence ATGATATCCTTTTGGTTTTTAATTCTTGCGCTAGTTCTTTTCATTTACGGCATCTACCGGATGAGCCTCATATTGAGGTTATGGATGGGATCGCATCGGGATAAGAAGGCACCAACAGATGCCCTTTTTTATACTTACCCGGAGGTGACGATCCAGTTGCCCATATATAACGAAAAATCTGTCGTAGAACGACTTCTCCATGCTGTTTGTAAAATCGATTATCCCAAAAACAAAATGGAAATTCAGATTATCGATGATTCTACCGACGAAACCACGGCGATTATATCCAAATGGGTTTGCGAGTACCAAAAAAAAGGCTTCGACATATACCAACTGCGCAGGGGAACAAGGGAAGGATTTAAAGCTGGAGGACTGCAATACGGCTTGGAAAGGTCGAAGGGAGAATTTATCGCTATTTTTGATGCCGATTTTCTTCCTCCCCCTTCTTTTCTTAAAGAAACTTTACCCTATTTTCGTTCTCGGGATGTCGGCATGGTTCAAGCCCGATGGGGGTATTTGAATCGCCAAGCAAGTCTCCTTACCCGTTGCCAAGCCTTATTCCTGGATGGGCATTTTCTTCTCGAGCAACCGGTCAGGTATAAATACAACTTGTTTTTTAACTTTAATGGAACAGCAGGTATATGGAGGAAAAAATGTATTATCGATGCGGGAGGATGGGAGGGAGACACGCTTACCGAAGATTTAGATCTTAGTTATCGTGCTCAATTTAAAGGGTGGAAATTTGTTTATACACCCCAGATGGTTGTACCGAGTGAACTCCCCTCTCCAATCGTCGCTTTTAGAACCCAACAGCACCGGTGGGCAAAAGGCGCAATCCAAACGGCAAAAAAACATCTCTTTTCCCTGTTTAAGGGCTCATATTCTCTTGGGTCTAAAATTGAAGGACTTTTTCACCTTCTGGCTCACTCCATTCATCCCATTGTTGCAGTCTTGGTAATACTCAATGCGATTAGTTTTTTCTGCTCGCCTCTTCCTCAATCTTTTACCTTGGAAGTTTCGGGGATGCTTTTTTCTGTGATTTCCTTGTTTTATCTTTCTTATTTTGCCGTCGTCATTTTCTTAAGCAAGAACCTTGAAGCCGGCGCCCTCCTCATCCTTCCTTTTTCCATGGCCGTGGCTCTTGGCATGACTTTTGCTAATACCAAGTCAGTCATAGATGGGTTGTTTGGCAAAAACAATGTTTTTGTAAGAACACCCAAAAATGGTTTTTTCAATTCCGATAAACCCATCTACAAGGTCGAACATGAAATAACCCTTCCCCTTTTAGAAACCCTCTTCGCGGCGGTCTTTGGTATAGCTTTATATCAAGCCATACAGAAACATTTTTGGTTTTCCTTGCCCACCCTTTTCTTGCATACCCTTGGCTTCGGCTATGTCGGCCTTGCCACTCTCTATTCCATTATTAAGATGAAAAGGGGATAA
- a CDS encoding phosphopantothenoylcysteine decarboxylase domain-containing protein: protein MKVLITCGPSYEPIDEVRRMTNFSTGKLGLELSSYFSNRGIEVVCLLGSLSSLRPAAPPFDLYLFDTNEGLWKEIKRLAPDHHFDAVFHAAALCDFQVREIVDQYGKGVLKTKIASDREYWIRVVPAPKLIEKLRAIFPEALIAGWKYEVEGDHKTILSRGMKQIERSGTDYCVINGPAYGLGYGILNKEGRIIHVPSVEKIGDFFLPELKLKEKSA from the coding sequence ATGAAAGTACTGATAACCTGTGGGCCGAGTTATGAGCCTATAGATGAGGTAAGGAGGATGACGAATTTTTCTACGGGCAAGCTTGGTCTTGAATTATCATCTTATTTCAGCAATCGGGGAATAGAGGTCGTCTGCTTACTGGGAAGTCTTTCATCTTTACGGCCGGCCGCTCCACCCTTTGATCTGTATCTCTTTGATACGAATGAAGGATTATGGAAAGAAATAAAAAGGCTGGCCCCGGATCATCATTTTGACGCCGTCTTTCATGCGGCTGCCCTTTGTGACTTCCAGGTCCGAGAAATCGTAGATCAGTATGGGAAAGGAGTTCTTAAAACAAAGATTGCAAGCGATAGGGAATATTGGATTAGGGTTGTGCCTGCTCCAAAATTGATAGAAAAATTACGCGCGATCTTTCCGGAGGCCTTGATTGCGGGATGGAAGTATGAAGTAGAGGGTGATCACAAGACGATTCTTTCAAGGGGAATGAAGCAAATAGAACGCAGCGGCACAGATTACTGTGTTATCAATGGTCCGGCATATGGGTTAGGCTATGGCATTTTAAATAAAGAAGGCCGGATTATCCATGTGCCCTCGGTTGAAAAAATTGGGGATTTTTTTCTTCCTGAATTAAAGTTAAAAGAAAAATCAGCTTAA
- the lipA gene encoding lipoyl synthase, which yields MEQPQPNGKPPWLRAKIPGGAAYNEIRGIVRSYNLHTVCESALCPNIGECWSRRTATLMILGDRCTRSCRFCAVTTARPLPVNYEEPKNVALAIKAMGLKYAVITSVARDDLKDGGAEMWAQTIKEVRALNPETKIEVLIPDFRGNMKSLLTVLEARPDVLNHNVETVPRLQKRVRPQARYERSLEILKRSAQEGFPTKTGLMLGIGETTGEIESTLVDLYGIGVRILTLGQYLRPSKDHLPIDRWVSPEEFNAWKEFALKMGFHHVESGPLVRSSYHADEYVGAAKEALL from the coding sequence ATGGAACAGCCACAGCCCAATGGAAAACCTCCCTGGCTTAGGGCAAAAATCCCAGGAGGGGCTGCATATAATGAAATACGGGGTATCGTTCGTTCTTACAACCTTCATACCGTCTGTGAAAGTGCCCTTTGTCCCAATATTGGAGAATGTTGGAGTAGGAGAACTGCTACATTGATGATTCTTGGGGATCGATGTACCCGAAGTTGCCGGTTTTGTGCCGTGACTACAGCAAGACCCCTTCCTGTTAATTATGAAGAACCCAAGAATGTCGCTCTTGCAATCAAGGCTATGGGATTAAAATATGCGGTCATTACTTCTGTAGCCAGAGATGACTTGAAAGACGGTGGAGCAGAAATGTGGGCCCAAACAATCAAGGAAGTAAGAGCCCTCAATCCTGAAACAAAAATCGAAGTGCTCATTCCCGATTTTCGGGGAAACATGAAAAGTCTCCTGACAGTTCTTGAAGCAAGACCCGATGTCTTAAACCACAACGTGGAAACCGTGCCCAGGCTTCAAAAACGAGTAAGACCCCAAGCCCGTTACGAAAGATCGCTGGAGATTCTCAAGAGATCCGCCCAAGAAGGTTTTCCCACAAAAACCGGCCTCATGCTCGGCATAGGTGAAACAACAGGGGAGATTGAAAGTACTCTTGTAGATCTCTACGGCATCGGGGTAAGAATCCTTACCCTAGGTCAATATTTGCGCCCTTCAAAAGACCATCTTCCCATTGATAGATGGGTCAGCCCGGAAGAATTCAACGCTTGGAAAGAATTTGCTCTAAAAATGGGATTTCATCACGTGGAATCCGGCCCTTTAGTCCGCAGTTCTTACCATGCCGATGAATATGTAGGGGCTGCCAAAGAGGCCTTGTTATAG
- a CDS encoding IS607 family transposase, with the protein MESTMSTGRAAKLLGVSVKTMQRWEREGRLIPAARTDSNRRLYTESQLRDFLGLRHAVSEPTRLIAYCRVSSAAQKPDLVNQRKVLEEFVVAKGLANVEFIEEVGGGLNFKRKRFLELMDAIGRREVKTLILAHRDRLTRFGFEWFEHFANRNGCELLVLNQERLSPEQEMVQDLMTIVNCFSSRLYGLHNYRKKLNEALKLDATNATQV; encoded by the coding sequence ATGGAAAGCACTATGAGCACGGGCCGGGCGGCCAAGCTGCTGGGGGTCTCGGTCAAGACCATGCAGCGATGGGAGCGTGAAGGCCGACTAATTCCTGCGGCGCGGACCGACAGCAACCGAAGGCTTTACACCGAATCACAGCTTCGTGATTTTCTCGGCCTGCGCCATGCGGTGTCCGAGCCGACGCGGCTCATCGCGTACTGCCGCGTCTCCAGCGCCGCACAGAAGCCCGATCTTGTTAATCAGCGCAAGGTGCTGGAAGAGTTCGTGGTGGCAAAGGGACTGGCGAACGTCGAGTTCATCGAAGAGGTCGGTGGCGGACTGAACTTCAAGCGCAAGCGCTTTTTGGAACTCATGGACGCCATTGGACGGCGAGAGGTCAAAACCCTGATCCTTGCCCACCGCGACCGGCTCACCCGGTTTGGCTTCGAGTGGTTCGAGCATTTCGCCAATAGGAATGGGTGCGAACTTCTCGTGCTCAACCAGGAGCGGCTGTCGCCCGAACAGGAAATGGTGCAGGACCTGATGACCATCGTGAATTGCTTCTCGTCCCGGCTCTACGGTTTGCACAACTACCGAAAAAAGCTCAACGAAGCGCTGAAGCTGGACGCGACCAACGCGACACAGGTGTGA
- a CDS encoding RNA-guided endonuclease InsQ/TnpB family protein: MQLTHKIALRPTPEQADYFARACGTARRVWNWALDEWKRRYAAGCKPNAMALKKQFNAIKYRDPQWLDEDGQPWLKTIHRDAHAQPFAYLEKAWKRYFADRKAGKPASEPQFKKKGRCRDSFYVANDKFRVSGKTIRLPKVGEVAMAEALRFEGKILGATVSRTADRWFVAIQVEVPDRIFHRRRTGDGVVGLDFGVKAAATLSSGEAIDAPRPLKAALRRLRIRSRRLSRKIEAAKVAAGFAPQARLPKGTKLPVSNNRRKSAATLARLHARVANVRADFTHKLTTRLCRKNQAVVIEDLRVKGMLANDRLARAISDVGLGMFRAQIEYKARRYGTRLIIADRWYPSSRLCSVCGWKNEALTLKDRSWTCPECGAHHDRDFNAALNLKRLATATALPVASPSGNSGVAAEMVSAVVGKVTPVRDDSVEESGQEENSAHLCARF; this comes from the coding sequence GTGCAACTGACCCACAAAATCGCCCTTCGTCCGACGCCCGAGCAGGCAGACTACTTTGCCCGCGCCTGCGGCACCGCGCGGCGCGTCTGGAACTGGGCGCTGGACGAGTGGAAGCGCCGGTATGCCGCCGGGTGTAAACCCAACGCGATGGCGCTCAAAAAGCAGTTCAACGCCATCAAGTACCGCGACCCGCAGTGGCTTGACGAGGACGGGCAGCCGTGGCTCAAGACCATCCATCGGGACGCCCACGCGCAGCCCTTTGCGTACCTGGAAAAAGCCTGGAAGCGCTACTTTGCCGACCGCAAAGCGGGCAAACCGGCGTCTGAACCGCAATTCAAGAAGAAAGGCCGCTGCCGCGACAGCTTCTATGTGGCCAACGACAAGTTTCGGGTCAGCGGTAAGACGATTCGCCTGCCCAAAGTGGGCGAAGTCGCCATGGCCGAGGCACTGCGCTTTGAGGGCAAGATTCTCGGCGCCACCGTCTCTCGCACGGCGGATCGCTGGTTTGTGGCGATTCAGGTCGAAGTGCCAGACCGCATATTCCATCGCCGCCGCACGGGCGATGGTGTTGTGGGCCTTGACTTTGGCGTCAAAGCAGCAGCCACCCTCTCAAGTGGCGAAGCGATTGATGCTCCCAGACCGTTGAAAGCCGCTCTGCGCCGATTGAGAATCCGTAGCCGACGCTTAAGCCGCAAGATCGAAGCCGCCAAGGTTGCCGCCGGATTTGCTCCTCAAGCTCGTCTGCCCAAAGGCACCAAACTTCCCGTCTCCAACAACCGCAGGAAGTCTGCTGCGACATTGGCAAGGCTGCACGCCCGCGTTGCCAATGTCAGAGCGGATTTCACCCACAAGCTCACGACCCGGCTCTGCCGTAAAAACCAAGCGGTGGTGATCGAGGATTTGCGCGTCAAAGGCATGTTGGCAAACGACCGACTGGCCCGTGCCATCAGCGACGTGGGCTTGGGGATGTTTCGCGCGCAGATCGAGTACAAGGCGAGGCGCTACGGCACGCGGCTCATCATCGCCGATCGCTGGTATCCGAGCAGTCGCCTGTGTTCGGTTTGCGGGTGGAAGAACGAGGCGCTGACGCTCAAGGATCGGAGCTGGACGTGTCCCGAGTGCGGCGCGCACCACGACCGCGACTTCAACGCGGCGCTCAACCTCAAACGGCTGGCAACCGCAACTGCCCTACCCGTGGCGAGTCCGTCTGGTAACAGCGGCGTTGCGGCAGAGATGGTCTCTGCCGTAGTCGGGAAAGTTACGCCTGTCAGAGACGATTCCGTTGAGGAATCGGGGCAGGAAGAGAACAGTGCGCACCTTTGCGCACGTTTTTGA
- a CDS encoding N-acetylmuramoyl-L-alanine amidase family protein — MIYFLYLVVFFFLFPSSFVLAIDHFSQVLIDPGHGGIDTGGTSGKRTSYYLVEKELTLDVARRLAHELRKSGLKVILTRTGDRFVDLDERVNLANRLGKGTILVSIHFDALSNRHARGIKTYFWHANSFGLATRIQRSLVKITGEKDLGVIRRRLRLTRNPTIPAVLCECGFMTNPYENKLLASASYRNTLAVAIGRGILEEKRLGDFGITPVAEIWAPLSKASDSPRHAHHKKTKRKKPVKKLEA; from the coding sequence GTGATTTATTTTCTCTATCTGGTTGTTTTCTTTTTTCTTTTTCCTTCTTCCTTTGTTTTGGCCATTGACCACTTTTCTCAAGTTTTGATCGATCCCGGACATGGGGGGATAGATACGGGAGGAACAAGCGGGAAAAGAACAAGCTATTACCTGGTAGAAAAAGAATTGACCCTCGATGTTGCCCGTAGGCTTGCCCATGAACTACGAAAATCAGGGCTAAAAGTGATATTAACAAGAACAGGGGATCGATTCGTTGACCTGGATGAGAGGGTTAATCTCGCTAACCGCTTAGGCAAAGGAACAATCCTTGTAAGCATCCATTTCGATGCCCTTTCTAATCGCCATGCAAGGGGAATTAAAACCTATTTCTGGCATGCCAATAGTTTTGGATTGGCCACAAGAATACAAAGAAGCCTTGTTAAAATCACGGGAGAAAAAGATCTCGGTGTCATCCGTCGCCGGTTACGTCTCACACGTAATCCCACCATACCGGCCGTTTTGTGTGAATGCGGGTTCATGACCAACCCCTACGAAAATAAACTGTTGGCTTCCGCTTCGTATAGGAACACTTTAGCCGTTGCCATTGGTCGAGGAATACTTGAAGAAAAACGTCTCGGAGATTTTGGGATCACTCCCGTGGCCGAAATTTGGGCTCCCCTTTCCAAGGCTTCCGATTCACCCCGACATGCCCATCATAAAAAAACAAAAAGGAAAAAGCCCGTCAAAAAACTCGAGGCTTGA
- a CDS encoding serine hydrolase domain-containing protein yields MKVCPRVFWFLFLILLFFSISPSVFPRSPSFFPALQIQKAAAYSRVHNHLSLLIIKDGQVLHEEYSAGNGPLLRHRIFSGTKGFWGVIAMKAQEEKILSLHEPVCLTIQEWKEAADFRKKITVYDLLHFTDGIEPAFYLHNDGFLDRNFHALLLKPVRAPGSIFTYGPSHLQIFCELLNRKLSQRGMTACEYMEKNLLEPLEIHNVEFKRDGHGNPLLAAGFRLTAREWARLGELILNKGWFKGKKIISWEYLRECFQGSPINPLYGIGFWVNSLAPYGREIDVETELSKPWEKANWKNGSLCNDAPSDLVESIGSANQRMFVIPSMHLIIVRQSHGGGFSDRTFLKLLLGANG; encoded by the coding sequence ATGAAAGTTTGCCCAAGGGTTTTTTGGTTTCTTTTTTTGATCTTGTTATTCTTTTCTATAAGCCCTTCAGTTTTTCCCCGATCCCCCTCCTTTTTCCCGGCTCTACAAATCCAGAAAGCCGCCGCTTATTCCAGGGTCCACAACCACCTGTCCCTCCTTATTATCAAGGATGGACAGGTTCTTCATGAAGAATATTCAGCCGGCAATGGCCCCCTTCTCCGCCACCGGATATTCAGCGGCACAAAAGGTTTTTGGGGAGTAATCGCCATGAAGGCTCAAGAAGAAAAGATCCTTTCCCTGCATGAACCCGTATGTTTAACAATCCAAGAATGGAAAGAAGCAGCCGACTTCAGGAAAAAAATTACCGTTTATGATCTTCTTCATTTTACAGATGGGATAGAACCCGCCTTTTACTTGCATAATGATGGTTTCTTGGATAGGAATTTCCATGCCCTTTTGCTAAAACCTGTCAGGGCCCCTGGTTCCATTTTCACTTATGGCCCCAGCCATTTACAGATATTTTGCGAACTTCTGAATCGAAAGCTAAGCCAAAGGGGGATGACCGCTTGTGAATACATGGAGAAAAACCTCCTGGAACCGTTGGAAATCCACAACGTGGAATTTAAAAGAGACGGTCATGGCAATCCTCTCCTTGCCGCTGGATTTCGGCTAACCGCTAGAGAATGGGCCAGATTAGGAGAACTGATCCTCAATAAAGGTTGGTTTAAAGGAAAAAAAATCATTTCTTGGGAATACTTAAGAGAATGTTTTCAAGGTAGCCCTATCAATCCTCTTTATGGCATAGGATTCTGGGTTAATTCCCTTGCTCCCTACGGCAGAGAAATCGATGTTGAAACGGAACTCAGCAAACCCTGGGAAAAAGCGAACTGGAAAAACGGCTCTCTATGTAATGATGCTCCTTCCGATCTTGTGGAATCCATCGGTTCGGCCAACCAAAGGATGTTTGTCATTCCTTCAATGCATTTAATTATTGTTAGGCAATCTCACGGCGGGGGTTTTTCGGATAGAACTTTCCTCAAGCTCCTTTTGGGGGCAAATGGGTAA
- a CDS encoding APC family permease — translation MIGFKKISPLTAFSIVVANMIGTGVFTTVGFQIKEISSAFVILCIWIMGGIIALSGALCYAELGARFKRSGGEYIFLSKIYHPLLGFLAGWLSVTIGFAAPSAATAMALGKYFSYVFPTIPPLWISLFLSAFVYVFHLRSVSWESIFQNIFIVIEIGLIFFFIFNGIGHMDLRAADLLPKPAELSVFFSPPFALCFIYTMYSYSGWNAAAYIAGEIENPKKNIPLSLILGTTVVMIIYTLLNGIFVFSVPREQISGQIEVGAIVAKQIFGDWGSRFAGFLIGICLLSSLSAMAWIGPRVAAAIGEDYPVFRILSKRSSDGVPYVGLMLQGLIMFCLLLSSSFARIITYVEFSLGLSTVLTVLGVIVLRVKEPLAKGFYSTWGYPFTPLLYVIVESIVLLQVFRQRPIESLLGLSTFGVGVVVYFFSKRGVGSFNDKR, via the coding sequence ATGATCGGATTTAAGAAGATATCTCCTCTTACGGCCTTCTCAATTGTTGTTGCCAACATGATCGGCACCGGTGTCTTTACGACGGTGGGGTTTCAAATAAAAGAGATCTCTTCAGCTTTTGTGATCCTCTGTATATGGATCATGGGCGGTATCATTGCCTTGAGTGGCGCTCTTTGTTATGCCGAATTGGGGGCGCGTTTTAAAAGATCGGGAGGAGAATATATTTTTTTGAGTAAAATTTATCATCCCCTGCTCGGTTTCCTAGCGGGGTGGCTTTCTGTGACGATAGGTTTTGCTGCTCCTTCGGCAGCAACCGCAATGGCTCTTGGCAAGTATTTTAGTTATGTTTTCCCCACCATTCCTCCCTTATGGATATCCCTTTTTTTATCCGCTTTTGTCTATGTTTTTCATCTTCGTAGCGTGAGCTGGGAATCGATTTTCCAAAATATCTTCATCGTCATCGAGATTGGATTAATCTTTTTTTTTATTTTCAATGGTATTGGGCATATGGATCTTCGAGCGGCCGATCTTTTACCTAAACCGGCGGAGTTGTCGGTTTTTTTTAGTCCCCCTTTCGCCTTATGTTTTATCTATACCATGTATTCGTATTCGGGCTGGAATGCCGCGGCCTATATTGCGGGAGAGATCGAGAATCCTAAAAAAAATATCCCCCTGTCCCTTATTTTAGGGACAACGGTAGTGATGATTATCTACACTTTACTGAACGGAATATTTGTTTTTTCTGTTCCCAGGGAACAAATTTCAGGTCAAATCGAAGTTGGAGCTATCGTGGCCAAACAAATTTTCGGTGATTGGGGTAGCCGTTTTGCAGGTTTTTTGATCGGCATATGCCTTCTTTCCTCCCTGAGTGCCATGGCATGGATAGGTCCAAGGGTGGCTGCAGCTATCGGTGAAGACTATCCTGTTTTTAGGATCTTGAGTAAACGTTCGAGTGATGGCGTTCCCTATGTGGGCTTGATGCTCCAAGGCTTAATTATGTTTTGTTTGCTCTTGAGCTCCTCTTTTGCACGAATCATTACCTATGTGGAATTTTCCTTGGGACTTTCCACGGTTCTCACGGTTCTAGGCGTTATCGTCTTGCGAGTCAAGGAACCGCTAGCCAAAGGGTTTTACTCTACTTGGGGTTATCCTTTTACTCCCCTACTCTATGTCATTGTTGAATCCATAGTACTCCTGCAGGTTTTTCGACAACGACCTATCGAGTCGCTTCTCGGGTTGTCGACTTTTGGGGTAGGTGTGGTTGTGTATTTTTTCTCCAAAAGAGGGGTCGGTTCTTTCAACGATAAAAGATAA
- a CDS encoding aminotransferase family protein has protein sequence MDGSSCHFFHPPADFPSLYISRAQGIYLYTKEGKKILDAASGAVVVNVGQGREEIAKIALDQLRTLNYIVPLWTSKPLEDLVKKLAEWVPSKAYRFYFTTGGAEAVEAAFRFAFLYQAMENKPWKKNILSRFTSYHGITLGALSASGNRIRRKNLEHCLVDWPKIPPPYCYRCPWSKSYPSCGIACAQALEDLLKTKAGESIAGFIAEPIIGASGGAIVPVDEYWPKIAEICKKHEILLIMDEVMTGFGRTGKRFAFEHWDIEPDIIVSAKGLSGGYSPMGMIAVKEELVRNCEKKAKNFMFYTYTSHPLGCAIATKILELIDEEKLVERSSRIGAFLGDSLKKTLLNHPLVGDIRGKGLFWGVEIVRNKETKEPFDPTEGSLSKVIKTALDLGVFFYPCQGMADGFSGEALLISPPLTVNEVQIATIVSVLKESLDLLQQSLR, from the coding sequence ATGGATGGTTCCTCTTGTCATTTCTTTCATCCTCCTGCGGACTTTCCCTCTTTGTACATAAGCAGAGCCCAGGGCATATACCTTTACACAAAAGAGGGAAAAAAGATCCTCGATGCGGCTTCGGGAGCGGTGGTGGTCAATGTCGGTCAAGGCAGGGAAGAAATTGCAAAAATAGCGCTAGATCAGCTCAGAACCCTTAATTATATCGTTCCCTTGTGGACGTCAAAACCTTTAGAAGACCTGGTCAAGAAATTAGCCGAGTGGGTTCCATCCAAAGCATATAGGTTTTATTTTACAACGGGGGGAGCGGAAGCGGTAGAGGCTGCCTTTCGATTTGCCTTTTTATATCAGGCAATGGAAAATAAACCCTGGAAAAAAAATATTCTTTCCCGATTTACTTCTTATCATGGAATAACCCTTGGAGCGTTATCCGCCAGCGGCAATAGAATAAGAAGGAAAAACCTAGAGCATTGCCTCGTGGATTGGCCTAAAATTCCCCCTCCTTACTGTTATCGCTGCCCATGGTCCAAGTCCTATCCTTCTTGTGGTATTGCTTGTGCCCAGGCTCTAGAAGATCTACTTAAAACGAAAGCCGGAGAAAGTATAGCCGGCTTTATTGCAGAGCCCATTATAGGAGCTAGTGGAGGAGCTATTGTCCCCGTCGATGAATATTGGCCTAAAATCGCCGAAATTTGCAAAAAACATGAGATTTTATTGATCATGGATGAAGTCATGACAGGTTTTGGAAGAACGGGAAAACGCTTTGCCTTTGAACATTGGGATATAGAACCCGACATCATTGTCAGTGCTAAGGGCCTTTCCGGTGGATACAGCCCCATGGGGATGATCGCCGTCAAAGAAGAACTCGTCCGGAATTGCGAAAAAAAGGCAAAAAATTTCATGTTTTATACCTATACATCCCATCCCTTGGGCTGTGCTATCGCCACAAAAATTCTTGAACTTATCGATGAAGAAAAACTCGTGGAACGTTCAAGCCGCATAGGTGCTTTTTTAGGAGACTCTTTAAAAAAGACACTGCTGAATCATCCTTTAGTCGGAGACATCAGGGGCAAAGGACTTTTCTGGGGAGTGGAAATCGTTCGAAACAAAGAAACAAAAGAACCTTTTGATCCAACGGAAGGCTCTCTTAGCAAGGTTATAAAAACCGCCCTCGACCTCGGGGTATTTTTCTATCCTTGCCAAGGAATGGCGGATGGTTTCTCAGGAGAAGCCCTGCTCATCTCTCCTCCTTTAACCGTGAATGAAGTGCAGATCGCAACCATTGTCAGCGTACTAAAAGAAAGCCTCGATCTTCTCCAGCAGTCCTTGAGATAG
- a CDS encoding dienelactone hydrolase family protein, with product MTNEALKEEVNVIIGDLALPGTLEIPPGARGIVLFAHGSGSSRFSPRNQFVARKLREKGSATLLFDLLTSDEEAEDEFSGIYRFDIGLLAQRLVGAAHWLKTQRLTRSFSIGFFGSSTGGGAALVAAAELGEKVKAVVSRGGRPDLAGESLAKVKAPTLFIVGGLDEFVLRLNEQALDLLRCEKELVVISGASHLFEEPGTLDQVANVAADWFSRHWPKSL from the coding sequence GTGACTAACGAAGCCTTGAAAGAGGAAGTCAATGTAATTATCGGTGATCTTGCCCTTCCCGGAACATTGGAAATTCCTCCAGGGGCTAGGGGAATAGTCCTTTTTGCTCATGGGAGCGGAAGCAGTCGTTTTAGTCCTAGGAACCAGTTTGTAGCCAGGAAGTTGAGGGAAAAAGGGTCGGCTACCCTTCTTTTTGATCTTCTTACTTCTGATGAAGAAGCTGAAGACGAATTTAGCGGGATCTACCGGTTTGACATAGGGCTGCTTGCCCAAAGGCTTGTAGGAGCAGCACATTGGCTTAAAACACAAAGACTGACAAGGAGCTTTTCAATAGGATTTTTTGGTTCAAGCACCGGAGGAGGGGCTGCTTTAGTCGCAGCCGCCGAGCTAGGGGAAAAGGTAAAAGCCGTGGTTTCCCGTGGAGGAAGGCCTGATTTGGCGGGAGAATCCCTCGCAAAAGTGAAGGCTCCTACCTTGTTTATTGTGGGCGGCCTAGATGAATTTGTTTTGAGACTTAATGAACAAGCCCTTGACTTGCTTCGGTGCGAAAAAGAACTGGTGGTTATTTCTGGTGCTTCACATCTTTTTGAAGAACCTGGAACTTTAGATCAGGTAGCCAACGTTGCCGCTGATTGGTTTTCCAGGCATTGGCCCAAATCCCTCTAA